Genomic DNA from uncultured Methanospirillum sp.:
CTCTTCGCCCCTGCCTAGTTTCACCAGGGCATCAGCCTTTGTCTTCCATGCTGCAGCATCGTCAGCGTTGAGCGCAAGAGCCGTCTCACATGCTGTTATTGCCTCATCGTATCTGTCCAGATTGTATAATGCTGAACCCCTGTTCTTCCATCCCGGCTCGTACTTCGGGTCAAGAGTGGTGGCTTTCACGTAATCGGTGAGGGCTTCATCCTCTCTGCCAAGGTTATGACCTGCTAGGCCCCGGTTGGTCCAGGTTCTTGCAATATCAGGTTTAAGCTCCAGTGACCGGTCATATGCAGCAAGCGCCTCTTCATACCTTTCGAGATGATCGAGCACGAGACCGGTGTTTGACCAGGCGAGGGCGTCTTCGGGATTCAACTCAGTGGTCTTATGTAATGCTTCAAGGGCTTCTTCGTACTTTCCCTGACTAGCCAGGGCCAGGCCGATGTTTCCCCAGGCCATGGCATTTGACGGATCAAGGACTGTAGCGTTCTGGTAGGCAGCGATGGCTTCGTCATAATTGCCCTGCCCAAAGTAGGCGACCCCCAGATTGTTCCACTCCTCTACTGTCTTCTCTGCGACAGAAGTGCCCGCCATGATTCCCAGGCAGAGCAGGATGATGATGAGTGTATGGTTCATAAATACTGTATCATTGGATCGTGTATCCAGATTTCTGTTATGCGATCATGATCGTCTCCACCCCGCGTTTTCACTCATATGTCAGGCTCGCTGAGAGGGGAACTATCAATCTGTTGATGCTCAAATGGCAGCAGTTTCAGGGAGTTGCAACCGGTCGCAACAGTAAAAACCATCCTTCGGGATGAAACTGCGGCCTGAAATGACAATCAACTCCTCAAAGATTATGAGCGGTCTGAACCTGATGCAACAATAGAATCTGACAGTTGTGAATAAACCTGGTAACTATTCATTCCCTTTTTGATAACCCTCCATTTTTTGTGATTAAAATTTATTTCCAACTGATCTAATCCGGTTTTATCTGTCTTCCTTATAGCCTGTTTCACGCAACACTGGTATGTCACAGGGAGCCCTGCCAGGCTGCCAGGTTCAATGAACCGCAGCGGTGCAGTGCCTGACCAGACAGACATCTGATGAGGTGCGTTCAACATGTCCTCCTACAATCCGATGTGTCATCCGTTGATGTCTGTCTGGCAGATTCTGCCGGGCTCTCTCGCGAACTTCATATGAACTGCAGATGTACGAACTTCATGCCGGTCCCCTACAACCGGCTTCCTCCTACAACGCATCTTATCGTTCACAAGTCACATTCAATGACAGAGAGAGGTATTTCATGTTATTCCATGCACGATTCAATAACTCCTATAATGAACGACAGGTCTGCCTGATCGGGTACCTGAAAGATCGGCTTCGCTCTGGCAGATGTTTCTTCAAGTCCAAGTACATTGCCCGGGATCTCGGACTCTCTTCAAAAGAGGTGGGAACTAACATGGCCATCCTTGCAGAGACCTGTCCCGACTTTACTATCGAGAAGTACAGTTACTCCAACAGCACGACCTGGCTGGTTACTCCTTTACAGGTCTGAACCACTCTGTTTTTCAGGTTCTCTCCCGGTTCAGCATACCCTGATTGATATCAGTTCTATCCTTAACTGGCACGCAGATTTTGGATGATGTTTTTCTTCAGTTTTGCGTAGGAATTTTTCGGGTCTAGTTCGAGAACCTTCTCATATGCCTGGAGTGCCTCGTTGTTCTTTCCAAGCCAGTTGAGTGCATCACCTTTCTGAGTCCATGCTTCGATGTCATCAGGTTTTAACGCGATTGCTTTTTCAAGTGTCTTTGTTGCCTCGGCATACTTTCCAAGCCTTGCAAGGGCCTTTCCCTTCTCCAGCCATACAGCCTCATCATCCTGACCAAATGTAAGGGACATATCGAATGCTGATACTGCTTCCGCGTAGCTGGCCATTGATGCCAGGTCTTTCCCCTTGTCAAACCAGATTGCAGCCTGCTGCGGGTCTTTATCTGCTGTAACGGTCATGACGCAGACCAACGCACAGGCGAGAAGGATCAGAAGAGAGAGGTGATTCATTATGAGGCGTCCGCTCCACGGCAGGATAATGATTATTGCAGTACTGCCTGAAATCCGTGAATCCTGCTCATAACCAATTTCCTGAGTTTTTTTCAGAACAGGGGCGCAGAAAGCCCTGTGGATCAGCATGAAAAGAGAGAGCGATGAGCACGGTTTGTGAACCGGCTCATTGATCCTACATACGATGACGCATTACATATTCTGCAGATCTATCTTTGCTTCTGTCCGACAAATATGAGTCCTGCTGCTGCAAGACTGCCGAGTGCTATCCATGGGGACGGGGCTGATTTTGTCGGTACCGGTACAGGAGATTGTGTCGGGTTAGGTGTTGGTGTCCGGGTCGGTGTGGCACTTGCAGTCAGGGTGACCGAGAGTGCTGATGCCTGATCAGGAACAATATAAACATCTCCGCTGTATGACGAGAATCCCTCATTTTTGATGAGTATGGTGTGAGAGCCCGTGCTAATCTTCTGGAGTGTGACCGGGGTGATTCCCTTGTATTCATTATCAAGGAACACATCTGCTCCTGACGGGGTGGACTGTACCGAGAGCGCTCCGTACTCCGATGGGACATATGTCGATGTCAGATCTGCCGAGATTGTGGCGACCTCATTTCTGGAAAGGGTTATCTGGGTTGTGTAGTCTGTGTACCCTGAAAGGGTCAGGTGAATGGTATAGGTTCCCGGGGAAAGATCTGATATGTCAAGGTATCCTGATGAAGGGGTTACCCCTTTGGATAGTCCATCGAGATACACACCGGCACCAGCCGGGTTGCTGGTCACCTGTATCGCAGCACGATCCTCCTTAATGCCAGGGTATGACGGAGGGAACTGGATGTTGTGATACTGACCACCAGTTCCTGGGGATACCTGCTGTATCTGCGACTGTTTAGGCTCTGGATCTTTTTGTGTTGGCTGACTGGTCTGAATTACTTCCTTATGAGATGTATCAGGAGTTGGTGCTGCAGGAGTGTTTTTCTGCGGTTCCTGAATAGTTGGCTCTGGGGTAGCGGTTGAGATCGGTCTGGTTGCCTGTTGTCCTGGGCCTGTATTCTGCCCGGTCTGGGCATTTTGGGTGCCATGATTTGTGTGACTCATTGAATTCTGGGTATTCTGTCCCCAACCCTGTTGCCCGTTCTGATAATTGTCTGGGCTTCCACTATCGTTCATCTCTCCCTGAGGCGAATCGTTGGTCATGCCTGGAGCGATCTGCTGTCCTGGTAAATTCCGGGCGTTCATCTCCTCCGCTGTTGCACAGCATATGAGTGATGCAACAAGGATGAGGACTGTTGTAATGTATGGTGATAACTTCGTGATCATCATCCCTTTCGGGTTGTTTCGGTCAGATTTTGGGGTTATCTCGTAAGTTCTCCCCGAATGTTCGAAGGTATTCCTGAACGAGAGGATAAAGAAGATGGTATCAGGTGGTATGATATTCTGGGGTCCAGGTTGCGTTCTTCAAAAACAGGGGTCTGTATCATTAACGGCTCCCTTTTTTCAATCTAATCCCGGTATCTGATTTTATGAGTGAAAACATATCCCGGTACGGAGGTAGACAAATACTGAACCGCCAGGTGGTTTCTTAAAACAACACGGTGTTGTGAATCCTAAATATTTATACACAGAACAGGGCCCTCAACGATCGAAGCTTATCTGTCTTCATTCAATCAGTGGTGACCTAGTGAACATCCAATCCAATATCCGAACATATCGTCATGAGTTGATTCTGCTGGGAATTCTGATCCTGGCATCAGTCTTTCTTCTATTCAATCTTGCAAAGGAGGGTTATTCAAACTCATACTATACAGCAGCAGTAAAGAGCATGCTCACAAATCCCGCGGTCATGATCTACAACTCCTATGATCCAACCGGATTTGTCACGGTGGACAAACCCCCCGTAAGTCTCTGGGTTCAGACACTCAGTGCGGCATTACTCGGATTTTCAGGCTCTTCGGTTATTCTTCCCCAGGCCCTCGCCGGAATCTGTTCTGTTCTCCTGCTCTATCTGCTTGTCAGGAGATCCTGGGGAAAGGATGCAGGGCTTGTTGCTGCGTTTGCCCTCACGATCACACCAATCTTTGTTGCAGTCGCCCGAACCAACAACATGGACGGATTGCTCATCTTCGTCCTCCTTTGTGCTGTGTATCTTGCCCTTCATGCCTGGAAGACCGGGTCTCCATTCTATCTGATGGGAGCTGCAGTTCTGATCGGGGTCGGGTTTAATATCAAGATGATACAGGCGTTCGCGGTTGTTCCTGCATGTTTCGGAATATACCTGCTGAATGTTCGAATCACGTGGAAGAAGAAGATCCTGCATCTGGTTGCAGCATCAGCAGTTCTCCTCCTGGTTTCTGCATCCTGGGCTGTAATGATGGATCTGACGCCTGTAGATCAACGGCCGTATATTGGCAGCAGCACCGGGAACTCGGAGTTTAATCTGATATTCGGGTACAACGGTCTGAACAGACTGCTTGGAGGGCTGATGCCGTTTCATGGCGGTGAGATGAGCAGGAATCAGTCAGAACGCGGTGGATATCCCGGAGTCATCCCCGGTGGATCCGGCGGGTCATTCCCCCCGGGAGGGGAGAACGGATTTAATTCTCCTGGACCTGACTGGAATACAACATCAGGTGATCAGGGATCGTTGCCTGACAGAACCCGGGGATCTGTGCAGGATCCATATAGGGCATCAGCAGGATCTCCAGGCTTTATTGGTAATGGAACCCAGGGTATGCCTCCACTTGGAATGGAGAACGGAGGACGCCCGGGCGGCAGTCCCGGCGGCATGCCTGGAATGAACGACGGTGGCGAGCCCGGGCTCTTCAGAATGGGAGATGCCGGAATGTCAGGGCAGATCAGCTGGCTGCTCCCATTCGCCCTGATCGGACTTCTTGCCTGGATCACAAGGCCCACCCTGGCGGTTCTGACAAACCTGAACCAAAAGGAAGTCCTTACAATTGCACTGGCCCTCTGGCTTTTCCCTGAACTGATCTATTTCAGTTTTACAAGCGGTTTTTACCACACCTACTATGTAGTGATGGTTGCCATCCCCCTCGCAGGTCTTGTCGGAATCGGGGCGGTTTCGATGTATGAGGCGTACCTTACTCCGGGAATCAAAGGATGGCTGCTTGTTGCTGCCATATTTGTGACCGGGGTGTGCCAGTGGGTATTCCTGGGGTACACTCCTGAATTTCTGGCACCACTCTCATGGATTGTCCTCGTGGGTTCACTCCTGGGTGCTTCAGCACTTGTCATCCTCCGTTTCCGTTCCTCTCCGGCCCCATCAGGAATTCAGACTACAGTAATTCTGCTAACCATCGGCCTGCTCTGTGTTGCACCGTTTGTCTGGTCATGCACACCTGTTATCTATAAGGAACAAGGCGGAATGCCGTCAGCAGGCCCAGGCCTTGCATCCGGTCCGGGACAGTTACCCGGCATGATGCCGGGAGAGAATCAGGGGAACAGTTCTGCTCTCTATTCGTTTCTCTCATCCCATCAGTCTGGTGAAAAGTACATCGTGGGTGTTGAGAGTTCACGCTCTGCCGGGGATCTCATCCTCTCATATGGTGCCTCTGTTATGACAATGGGCGGGTACTCTGGTAGGGATCAGATCCTTACAAACGAATCATTGAAGACCCTGATTCATGAAGGCCAGATCAGGTACTTCCTGCTTGGGCAGATGGGTCATGGTATGCCTGGAGGAGAGAGCAGTGGGGTTACAACATGGATACAGGATAGTTGCCCGGTACTACCTGATGACGAGTGGAGTGGGGGAGAAAATCAGGGTAAAACAGCGTCAAATGCCGCCTCTCCGATGCGAAGCACGTTATACGACTGCAAAGATGCAGCATAAATGAGACCATAATCCCTTTTTTCCTGGCGTTACTATCCGGAGAGATCCGTTCAGGTCTTTTTTCGTGACCTCTCCACCTGCTCAATCTCCTGCAGAATCTTTCGCGACAGATATCCAGCGTACATATCCGGGCAGATGAATACCCCTGTTATTATTCCGTTCTCTTCCATAACCGAGAGTGATTCACGACGGTCAGCCATCAGAAGCAGTTTCAGTGAGATTCCCATAACATCTCCGGCTTCAATATGAAAGAACGACGACTCGATGTCATTCCCACCTACATAGCATTTTACGTGAGTAACTCCTGCAAGCTCCTCTCTTCCGACTACGAGGTACAGCGGTATCCTTTTTGCAGCACGTGAGATATCATTGGCATATCTGGTGAGAAACTCCATATCATTACAGAGAAGGATGATCTCTGTCTTGGCACGACGGAGCATCATTCTGATCTGTGTATCCCGGGTCCATTCTGTACGGAGCTCATATCCCTGCATGAGCTGTTCCGGTGTCTCTGTTTCAAGCACTTTTAGCCGCTGATACAGCCCTTCAAGGGAATCAATTGACTCCTTTTTCAGTCTCTCAAAGGTCTTTGAGGCATCGATAGGCGAGTATCGCACCGGCGATTTTCCTGAAGAGACGACAAACCCTTTCTCAGCCAGGGATGTGAGTGTTTCATAGATCCTGCCTCGTGGTATTCTGGTCTGTTCGTGAATCTCACGTGCACTTGCCACTCTCAAGGCTGACAGGATACCATACACCTTCGCCTCGTACTCGCTCATCCCGATCTTCTTCAATTCGAGAAGTAATGAATCATCGATCATAATGAGAGCTACTCAATTCAGGAGCACTTTCTTCATATTTTGCCATTTGTAATCAGATAGGGCATGACAACTACATCGTTCAAACCATCGGGATGGACCTTACTTTTTCTCTTACTTTCAGCCATGATGATTCTTATGGGGGGAGCCGCAGTCGCGCCGGCTCTTCCGCTCATCAGTCAGGCATTTCCCGGTGCATCAGAGACATTAATATCATTAATTATCACCCTCCCTGCACTTGCAATTGCTCTCACCGGGTTTTTTATCGGTGCTCTATCAGACAAATTCGGAAAAGTTCCGGTTCTTGTCGCCTCCATTGTGGTCTTCACCATCGCAGGCAGTTCCGGATTTTATCTTAACTCAATATACGCGATATTAATCGGAAGATTCATCCTTGGAATGGGGATTGCAGGCATCACCTGCACCACATCCTCTCTGATCGCCTGCTATTATGAAGGGATTACCCGGGCACGGGTTCTTGGGTATCAGGCTGCAGCAATGGGATTCGGGGTTTTAATTCTTGAAACCAGCGGGGGGATTCTCGCCGGAATATCCTGGCGGGCAGCATTCCTCATCTACCTGATTGGTCTTCTTATTCTCGTTGGTATTATCACATCAATGAGAGAGCCGGCAAAGCCGAGATTTGAGGAGAAGGAGAGATCTTCTGATGAGACCTTCCCTGTTTCACCACTCCTTGCGGCATACATAACCCTGTTTTTAGGAAACATGCTCTTCTTCCTGCTGCCCACCAAGTTCCCGTTCTTACTTGCAAATCTTGATGCAGCACGGGTGATCGGAGAGAACACCGCTCTTGCAAGTGGAATATTTCTCGGGATATCAGGCTGCGCCTCTTCACTCATAGGAGTGATGTACGGGAGAATTGCCTGGAGGTTTCACCGCAGCACAATCCTGACCTTCACCTTCGTCTTCTTTGGAGCAGGGCTCTGCATTCTCGGGTTTGCATCATCCCTTATTACAGTAGGAATCGGGGTTGTCTGTATCGGTATTGGTGAAGGCATCCTGATGCCGACGATACTCACCTGGATCGCTTCCATAACGCCGAAACAGTATCTTGGAAGGGCTAGCGGTGGGTTCTCTGTTGCTCTGAACCTTGGTCAGTTTGCCTCCACCCTTGCCATCGTGCCGGTATTTGTTATAGCAGGGACCTACAGGAATGCATTCTTTGCATGTGGATGTGTGGCATTCTTCTTTGCTCTGCCGTACCTTTTCGCAATACTGAAAGAGAAGTACGGATTTTCCGGGGTTCATCCGGTGAACTCAAAAGTAGAGATATAAGATCAACCTGACAACCCACCGTTCTGACAGGAATCGACGGAGTAGATCCTGATGGATCAGAATTATTTCTACTCCAGTTCTGTCCCTGTCCCCCTCCTCACTTCTCGTTCTGATAATCCGGATGTATCTCAAGGTTTGCACATGCTGCAACGACCAGCATACACAGGCTGAGCAGAAATGCGAACCAGAATGCTAAACCGAACCCGGACTCAAGGGCAGGTTTTGAGAGATTGTTCATCATCTCACCAACGCTGCCTGCTGATGCCACAGAACTGATACCCTGGACAAAGAGGATGTTGAATATGGTTACTCCGAGCATCATGGGAATGAACCGTTCGAGACTTGTAAAACTGGATATCATACCCTGGTATCTCTTTGAGACCGAGTTCATGATCATACTGGAAGAGGATGTAAGTATCAGGCCTGCCCCGGTTCCTACAAGTGCCAGGCAGAGCACCGTAAACCAGGGGTTTGAGTCTGGCCGGATCTGTGTGATAAGGAAATAACCCAGGATTTCAAGCGCCCCGGCAGTACCGTTGATCCATCTCCATGGCACCTTTCCTGCTCCTACTCCTGCAAGAATTCCTCCAAGCATGAGCGCTATCGAGAGGGTCGAGAAGACCAGCCCAACAAGCGATGGTGAAAACTCCTGCAGATACTGGAGATAGAACGGAAGAAGAAAACAGACTCCTCCGAAGTTGAAGAAGAGCAGGACAATAAGGGAGTTCGTGAGGAGGAAATTCTTCTCCCTGAAGAGCCGAAGCTCAAGCAGTGGTTCGGGGAATGAGAGTTCGTGCTTCACAAAGAACCCGGTTGCGAGAACGGTCAGAGCCGCTGCTCCGAGAATTACCGGACTTGTCCATCCAAAGGTCTGACCCTCTGAGAGGAAGAAGAGCATGGATGAGAGGACGGTAAAGATCAGCACTGCACCGGTGCGGTCAAACCCGGGGATCCATCTTCGTCTCTCTTTCTCTGGGATCACTTTTGCACCCAGGATGATCGCCCCGATCCCGATCGGGATGTTGATGAAGAAGATCCAGCTCCATGATAGATGCTGGGTGAGTATCCCTCCGGCTGTAGGGCCTATCGCTCCTCCTAACGCCTGAATCGTAAAGACTGTCCCCATCGCCTTTCCCTTGAATTCCATCGGGATGTAAGCAGTGACCATGGCCGGCCCGATTGCGGTGATCATCGATGCCCCGACTGCCTGGAATATCCGTGATATGATAAATACCGGAAACGAGTTCAGAAATCCGGGAAGAAAACCTGCTGCTAACGACCCGATGGTGAAGATCATGAACCCTGACAGGAAGACGGTCTTAAAACCGATGACGTCTGAAACCTTGCCAAATATGAGGACGCAGCCTGCCATCACCAGGATGTAACTGGTTATGACCCAGCTTGCTACACCCGGGCTGACATCAAAAACCTGTGATATGGTCGGGAGTGCGACGGTAACAATGGTCCCGTCGATTGCTGACATAAAATTTGCGAGCGAGATTGAGAATATGAGAAGAATGAGTCCCCTGTATACAGGATCAGCCCGGGATATTGTCATCAGTGCAATATTAAACTGAGCAGAGAATAATGTTTCTTTTCATTAACAGAACTAATCCAGGGTTCGGAGAGAATCTCAAAAAAGTTAAGGGGTGACGATGTTGAACCCGGGGTTGAATACATCGAGCATTCCGACAAACCTGTCAAATACTTCTGATTCACCGGTTGTTGTCACATCTTCAGGAGTTGTCGACGGGTCGAGTGCAAGTCCTTCGAGTGTCTTTCTTGGCATAGTCACCGTGACAACTGCATCTGGTGAGGAACTGTCAACCCAGTACACAAGTGCGTTGTTCTTGATCTGGATCAAGGCCGTGTCACCGGTGTCAGAAAGAACAAGGTTCATCTTGTAGTCTTCGCCGTCTGCCTTCTGTCCATTTACCCTGACTGATATGTAATCCAGAAGTTCACTCATTGACATGGCAGCCATGATATCATCTGATATTCCACTGCGCATGGTGACCGGTTCAGTGCTTCTCAGTTCCTGTGCACCCATTAGGTAAGCATTTCGTGCTGTTCCTGACTCAACCTGATATCCGAGCTGCTCCAGGGCATCAGCCTCCATCTCGCGTGCCTCCATGTTTGTCGGATCTGCAAAGACGAGATAATGTGCAATTGAGGCAACCAGTTCATAATTACCTGCATCATAGTCTTTTTGCATCTGCGCTAGTGCTGCATCAGCACCTCCCATGTACCTGGTGATCTCTGTTGCAAACTCAGTCGGTGGAAGTCGTTTGAGATTTATCGGGTCTGCATCATAGAACCCGAGGTATTTCTGGTAGGTCGCCTTGACTCCCATGTAGAGCTGACCGTAGAATCCATGAGTGTACCAGTACTGGTCAAGTGACTCTGGTAGTTCAATCATGCTCGCGATCTCATCCATGGTGTATCCTTTGTTGATGAGATTGAGGGTCTGGTCATTGATGAACTTGTAGAGATCACGCTGGTTTTCCAGCTGCTCAATCACTTTATCAGTTCCAAACACCGGCCAGTGGTGGGCACGGAAGAGAACCTTTGCCTTGTCTCCGTAGAGATCACGTGCCTCTTTGAGATTGTTGGACCAGGAGAGCGGGTCCCTGACCTGTGCTCCGCGAAGGGTCAGAAGGTTGTGGTAGGTTGCCGCACAGTTCTCAGCCATGAATAAGGCACTCCTCTGCGGGAACCAGACGTTCATCTCGACAGGTGCCTCTGTGTTCTCTGCCAGCTGGAACTCCATCTGGACACCATCAACAGTCAGTTTCTGTCCGGTCTTTGTGATGTCAACGGTGGGGGCGATCAGGGATGCAGTTCCTGTCGATGGGCTTTTACCAAGGCCGATATCGATATTTCCTTTTGCATCCCTGGGCAACTGAATCCCATACTGGTAGGTTGCCCGTCTGAACATGGCATTTCCTGCATACACATTCTCGCTCAGGGCGTGCTCCATGAAATGTTCAGGTGCGATGATCTGCACATCACCGGAATCGACAGCCTCCTGGGTTGTGACTCCTTTCACTCCCTGGTAATGATCCACATGGGGATGTGAATAAATAACTGCTTTCACCGGATATTTTCCGATGGTCTTGTTGACAAGGTCCATGGCTGCCTTTGCTGTCTCAACAGAGACAGCAGGGTCGATAACTATCCAGCCGGTGTCTCCTTTGATGAAACTGATGTCTGATACATCATATCCCCTGACCTGGTAAATGCCGTCTGTGACATTGAACAGCCCGTTGATATTGTTGAGCTGTGCCTGTCTGAACAGAAGCGGATTGATGGTGTCAGGGCAGCTTTCGTTGTTTAGAAAACTGTAGGAATCCATACTCCATGCAGTGATGCCGGGGTATGCCGAGGGTATCACAAGGGGTGAATCAGTCGCAATAAATCCCTTGTTTGCGAAGATAAAATCCTCATCGTTGTTGTTCCAGGCAGCAGTATCATTTGCCTTCTCGTGTATTGCAATAGTGTATTCTGTCGCCTCTTTCCTGTCATCTGCATATCCTGCACTACAGATAAGGGCGAAACAGAGCAGTCCCAAGAAAATCCAGATCGTTCTCATGAGTAAACAATGTGAAATGAATTTTCTCTGAATATATGTAGATCGATTTGTGTTTTGGGTCTTTAGAAAAATAAGGGAAATACTTCCTCTAACGAGGGTGGTAATTTAAACTTTTTGTGTTCTTATTCAGATCCGGGGCATCTGTTCAGACATCGAGTTTAAAATATAATAAAATCCGGCCATGACAGATTAAGGTATTCTATATTTCTCAGATGATACCAACCTTGAACCGTTGTATGAACCATCTGGCAGACATATGTCTGACAAACTTTTTTCTTTATAAGGTTCCTCAAAAGTCAGTTGATAAAAGTGGCAGGCAGTATGTATCGGTTAACAAAAAATCTGGTTAAAAACCATTAT
This window encodes:
- a CDS encoding tetratricopeptide repeat protein, which produces MNHTLIIILLCLGIMAGTSVAEKTVEEWNNLGVAYFGQGNYDEAIAAYQNATVLDPSNAMAWGNIGLALASQGKYEEALEALHKTTELNPEDALAWSNTGLVLDHLERYEEALAAYDRSLELKPDIARTWTNRGLAGHNLGREDEALTDYVKATTLDPKYEPGWKNRGSALYNLDRYDEAITACETALALNADDAAAWKTKADALVKLGRGEEAQIASEKAASILQGSS
- a CDS encoding tetratricopeptide repeat protein; translation: MNHLSLLILLACALVCVMTVTADKDPQQAAIWFDKGKDLASMASYAEAVSAFDMSLTFGQDDEAVWLEKGKALARLGKYAEATKTLEKAIALKPDDIEAWTQKGDALNWLGKNNEALQAYEKVLELDPKNSYAKLKKNIIQNLRAS
- a CDS encoding PEGA domain-containing protein, coding for MMITKLSPYITTVLILVASLICCATAEEMNARNLPGQQIAPGMTNDSPQGEMNDSGSPDNYQNGQQGWGQNTQNSMSHTNHGTQNAQTGQNTGPGQQATRPISTATPEPTIQEPQKNTPAAPTPDTSHKEVIQTSQPTQKDPEPKQSQIQQVSPGTGGQYHNIQFPPSYPGIKEDRAAIQVTSNPAGAGVYLDGLSKGVTPSSGYLDISDLSPGTYTIHLTLSGYTDYTTQITLSRNEVATISADLTSTYVPSEYGALSVQSTPSGADVFLDNEYKGITPVTLQKISTGSHTILIKNEGFSSYSGDVYIVPDQASALSVTLTASATPTRTPTPNPTQSPVPVPTKSAPSPWIALGSLAAAGLIFVGQKQR
- a CDS encoding glycosyltransferase family 39 protein codes for the protein MNIQSNIRTYRHELILLGILILASVFLLFNLAKEGYSNSYYTAAVKSMLTNPAVMIYNSYDPTGFVTVDKPPVSLWVQTLSAALLGFSGSSVILPQALAGICSVLLLYLLVRRSWGKDAGLVAAFALTITPIFVAVARTNNMDGLLIFVLLCAVYLALHAWKTGSPFYLMGAAVLIGVGFNIKMIQAFAVVPACFGIYLLNVRITWKKKILHLVAASAVLLLVSASWAVMMDLTPVDQRPYIGSSTGNSEFNLIFGYNGLNRLLGGLMPFHGGEMSRNQSERGGYPGVIPGGSGGSFPPGGENGFNSPGPDWNTTSGDQGSLPDRTRGSVQDPYRASAGSPGFIGNGTQGMPPLGMENGGRPGGSPGGMPGMNDGGEPGLFRMGDAGMSGQISWLLPFALIGLLAWITRPTLAVLTNLNQKEVLTIALALWLFPELIYFSFTSGFYHTYYVVMVAIPLAGLVGIGAVSMYEAYLTPGIKGWLLVAAIFVTGVCQWVFLGYTPEFLAPLSWIVLVGSLLGASALVILRFRSSPAPSGIQTTVILLTIGLLCVAPFVWSCTPVIYKEQGGMPSAGPGLASGPGQLPGMMPGENQGNSSALYSFLSSHQSGEKYIVGVESSRSAGDLILSYGASVMTMGGYSGRDQILTNESLKTLIHEGQIRYFLLGQMGHGMPGGESSGVTTWIQDSCPVLPDDEWSGGENQGKTASNAASPMRSTLYDCKDAA
- a CDS encoding helix-turn-helix domain-containing protein, giving the protein MIDDSLLLELKKIGMSEYEAKVYGILSALRVASAREIHEQTRIPRGRIYETLTSLAEKGFVVSSGKSPVRYSPIDASKTFERLKKESIDSLEGLYQRLKVLETETPEQLMQGYELRTEWTRDTQIRMMLRRAKTEIILLCNDMEFLTRYANDISRAAKRIPLYLVVGREELAGVTHVKCYVGGNDIESSFFHIEAGDVMGISLKLLLMADRRESLSVMEENGIITGVFICPDMYAGYLSRKILQEIEQVERSRKKT
- a CDS encoding MFS transporter is translated as MTTTSFKPSGWTLLFLLLSAMMILMGGAAVAPALPLISQAFPGASETLISLIITLPALAIALTGFFIGALSDKFGKVPVLVASIVVFTIAGSSGFYLNSIYAILIGRFILGMGIAGITCTTSSLIACYYEGITRARVLGYQAAAMGFGVLILETSGGILAGISWRAAFLIYLIGLLILVGIITSMREPAKPRFEEKERSSDETFPVSPLLAAYITLFLGNMLFFLLPTKFPFLLANLDAARVIGENTALASGIFLGISGCASSLIGVMYGRIAWRFHRSTILTFTFVFFGAGLCILGFASSLITVGIGVVCIGIGEGILMPTILTWIASITPKQYLGRASGGFSVALNLGQFASTLAIVPVFVIAGTYRNAFFACGCVAFFFALPYLFAILKEKYGFSGVHPVNSKVEI
- a CDS encoding MFS transporter, with translation MTISRADPVYRGLILLIFSISLANFMSAIDGTIVTVALPTISQVFDVSPGVASWVITSYILVMAGCVLIFGKVSDVIGFKTVFLSGFMIFTIGSLAAGFLPGFLNSFPVFIISRIFQAVGASMITAIGPAMVTAYIPMEFKGKAMGTVFTIQALGGAIGPTAGGILTQHLSWSWIFFINIPIGIGAIILGAKVIPEKERRRWIPGFDRTGAVLIFTVLSSMLFFLSEGQTFGWTSPVILGAAALTVLATGFFVKHELSFPEPLLELRLFREKNFLLTNSLIVLLFFNFGGVCFLLPFYLQYLQEFSPSLVGLVFSTLSIALMLGGILAGVGAGKVPWRWINGTAGALEILGYFLITQIRPDSNPWFTVLCLALVGTGAGLILTSSSSMIMNSVSKRYQGMISSFTSLERFIPMMLGVTIFNILFVQGISSVASAGSVGEMMNNLSKPALESGFGLAFWFAFLLSLCMLVVAACANLEIHPDYQNEK
- a CDS encoding alkyl sulfatase dimerization domain-containing protein — protein: MGLLCFALICSAGYADDRKEATEYTIAIHEKANDTAAWNNNDEDFIFANKGFIATDSPLVIPSAYPGITAWSMDSYSFLNNESCPDTINPLLFRQAQLNNINGLFNVTDGIYQVRGYDVSDISFIKGDTGWIVIDPAVSVETAKAAMDLVNKTIGKYPVKAVIYSHPHVDHYQGVKGVTTQEAVDSGDVQIIAPEHFMEHALSENVYAGNAMFRRATYQYGIQLPRDAKGNIDIGLGKSPSTGTASLIAPTVDITKTGQKLTVDGVQMEFQLAENTEAPVEMNVWFPQRSALFMAENCAATYHNLLTLRGAQVRDPLSWSNNLKEARDLYGDKAKVLFRAHHWPVFGTDKVIEQLENQRDLYKFINDQTLNLINKGYTMDEIASMIELPESLDQYWYTHGFYGQLYMGVKATYQKYLGFYDADPINLKRLPPTEFATEITRYMGGADAALAQMQKDYDAGNYELVASIAHYLVFADPTNMEAREMEADALEQLGYQVESGTARNAYLMGAQELRSTEPVTMRSGISDDIMAAMSMSELLDYISVRVNGQKADGEDYKMNLVLSDTGDTALIQIKNNALVYWVDSSSPDAVVTVTMPRKTLEGLALDPSTTPEDVTTTGESEVFDRFVGMLDVFNPGFNIVTP